One window of the Chitinophaga niabensis genome contains the following:
- the uvrA gene encoding excinuclease ABC subunit UvrA — protein sequence MAKQKQKTAEKPAPVANNEEMIEVYGAREHNLKNLDIQIPKNSLVVITGISGSGKSSLAFDTIYAEGQRRYMESFSAYARQFIGDMERPDVDKITGLSPVISIEQKTTNKNPRSTVGTITEIYDFLRLLYARAGEAFSYNTGKRMTRFSEEEIMAHIFSNFPKKKLVILAPIIRGRKGHYRELFEQLRKQGYLKVRVDGEILELKERMQVDRYKIHDIELVVDRIQVQDDARVRISQSVQKALTLGKGLMFIMEHDSNKVKQYSRQLMCEETGISYEEPSPNTFSFNSPYGACPRCKGLGTIYQINMEEVLPDRSKSINDGALAPLGEARDTFTFKQVQQLAKKYKFALTTPIEKIPEKALNVLLFGDENGKLEVDVDFDENGNGTETLSTEFEGVVNMVRRYFNDTSSDAIRNWAEGFMQLSTCPECEGTRLKKESLMFKVDGKNIAELGALNLSHLAEWFATLEKRLSNKQNVIAKDVLKEIRERLGFLLDVGLTYLTLSRPTRSLSGGESQRIRLATQIGSQLMGITYILDEPSIGLHQRDNMRLIDAMRNLKAMGNTVIVVEHDKDIMLHADHLVDIGPGAGIHGGQIVAQGTPAEILKLDTATAGYLNGIREIPVPKERRKGNGKFLELKGATGNNLKNVSIKLPLGTFICVTGVSGSGKSTLINETLYPILSKHAYDSKMVPMPYKSIKGLEELDKVIEIDQSPIGRTPRSNPATYCGFFTEIRQLFTAIPEAKIRGYNAGRFSFNVKGGRCDVCEGAGVRVIEMNFLPDVYVHCEKCNGRRYNRETLEIRYKGKSISDVLDMTVEEAVDFFQAVPYLYRRIKTLQDVGLGYITLGQSAVTLSGGEAQRVKVATELSKKDTGKTIYILDEPTTGLHFQDIQLLLNVLNKLVDRGNTVLVIEHNLDVVKVADYVIDLGPEGGEGGGTILASGTPEEVSKCKESHTAIFLKKELK from the coding sequence ATGGCAAAGCAAAAGCAAAAAACGGCAGAAAAACCCGCTCCAGTGGCTAATAACGAGGAAATGATCGAAGTGTACGGCGCAAGGGAGCATAATCTTAAGAACCTGGATATCCAGATCCCCAAGAACAGTCTGGTGGTGATCACGGGTATCAGCGGCAGTGGTAAGTCTTCCCTCGCATTTGATACAATTTATGCAGAAGGACAACGCCGCTACATGGAAAGCTTCTCTGCATATGCCCGCCAGTTCATTGGTGATATGGAGAGGCCGGATGTGGACAAGATCACAGGACTCTCTCCCGTTATTTCTATCGAGCAGAAAACAACAAACAAAAATCCCCGCTCCACAGTAGGGACCATCACAGAGATCTACGATTTCCTCCGCTTGCTCTACGCGCGCGCAGGAGAAGCATTTTCCTATAATACCGGCAAACGCATGACGCGTTTCTCCGAAGAAGAGATCATGGCACACATTTTCTCTAACTTCCCCAAAAAGAAACTCGTGATCCTGGCCCCCATTATCCGCGGCCGTAAAGGGCATTACCGGGAATTGTTTGAGCAGCTCCGCAAACAGGGCTATCTCAAAGTACGGGTAGACGGAGAAATACTGGAACTGAAAGAACGCATGCAGGTGGACCGTTACAAGATCCACGACATAGAACTCGTAGTAGACCGCATACAGGTACAGGACGATGCCCGCGTACGTATCAGCCAGAGCGTGCAAAAAGCACTCACCTTAGGCAAAGGTCTCATGTTCATTATGGAGCATGATTCCAATAAAGTAAAGCAATACAGCCGGCAACTGATGTGTGAGGAAACAGGGATCTCTTACGAAGAACCTTCTCCCAACACCTTTTCCTTCAATTCTCCATACGGCGCATGCCCCCGCTGTAAAGGTCTCGGTACTATTTACCAGATCAATATGGAAGAAGTGCTGCCCGATCGCAGTAAATCCATCAACGATGGTGCACTTGCCCCATTGGGAGAAGCAAGGGATACTTTTACTTTCAAACAGGTACAGCAACTCGCTAAAAAATATAAGTTCGCTTTAACCACACCCATCGAAAAGATCCCCGAAAAAGCATTGAACGTATTGCTCTTCGGAGATGAAAACGGTAAACTGGAAGTGGATGTGGATTTTGATGAGAACGGCAACGGCACAGAAACACTGTCCACCGAATTTGAAGGTGTGGTGAATATGGTGCGCCGTTATTTCAATGATACTTCCTCTGATGCTATACGCAACTGGGCAGAAGGTTTCATGCAACTCAGTACTTGTCCTGAATGCGAAGGCACCCGCCTGAAAAAGGAAAGCCTCATGTTCAAGGTAGATGGTAAGAACATTGCAGAACTGGGCGCCCTCAACCTCAGCCATCTGGCAGAATGGTTTGCCACACTGGAAAAACGCCTCAGCAATAAGCAGAACGTAATTGCAAAAGACGTATTGAAAGAAATCCGTGAACGCCTGGGATTTTTGCTGGATGTGGGTTTAACTTATCTCACACTCAGCCGTCCCACCCGTTCTTTGAGTGGGGGAGAATCTCAGCGTATCCGCCTTGCCACGCAGATCGGTTCCCAACTGATGGGTATCACTTATATCCTGGATGAACCCAGTATCGGTTTGCACCAGAGAGATAACATGCGCCTGATAGATGCCATGCGCAATCTGAAAGCCATGGGCAACACTGTGATAGTGGTAGAACATGATAAAGATATTATGCTGCATGCAGATCACCTGGTGGATATTGGCCCCGGCGCTGGTATTCATGGAGGTCAGATTGTAGCACAGGGCACACCGGCCGAGATCCTGAAACTGGATACCGCCACGGCAGGATACCTGAATGGGATCCGTGAAATCCCTGTTCCCAAAGAGCGCCGCAAAGGAAATGGAAAATTCCTGGAGCTGAAAGGTGCTACCGGCAATAATCTTAAGAACGTCAGCATTAAATTACCCCTGGGTACATTCATTTGTGTAACGGGTGTTTCCGGTAGCGGAAAATCCACCCTCATCAATGAAACATTATATCCCATCCTGTCAAAACATGCCTACGATTCCAAAATGGTACCGATGCCCTACAAAAGCATCAAAGGCCTGGAGGAACTGGATAAAGTGATAGAGATAGATCAAAGCCCTATCGGCCGCACGCCCAGAAGCAACCCGGCTACCTATTGCGGCTTCTTTACAGAGATCCGTCAGTTATTCACCGCCATCCCGGAAGCAAAGATCAGGGGTTACAATGCCGGCCGTTTTTCCTTCAACGTAAAAGGAGGCCGCTGCGATGTTTGTGAAGGAGCAGGTGTAAGGGTGATAGAAATGAACTTCCTGCCGGATGTATATGTACATTGCGAAAAATGTAATGGCCGCCGGTATAACAGGGAAACCCTCGAGATCAGGTACAAAGGCAAATCCATTTCCGATGTATTGGATATGACGGTAGAAGAAGCAGTAGACTTCTTCCAGGCAGTGCCCTATCTTTACCGCAGAATTAAAACCCTGCAGGACGTAGGTTTGGGATATATAACCCTTGGCCAGTCTGCTGTAACCCTCTCCGGTGGTGAGGCGCAACGGGTAAAAGTGGCCACCGAACTGTCTAAGAAAGATACCGGCAAAACCATTTATATACTGGACGAACCCACCACAGGATTACACTTCCAGGATATCCAGCTGCTGCTGAATGTGCTGAATAAACTGGTAGACAGGGGGAATACTGTACTGGTCATAGAGCATAACCTGGATGTAGTGAAAGTAGCGGATTATGTGATAGACCTTGGTCCGGAAGGAGGAGAAGGCGGTGGTACCATCCTGGCTTCAGGAACACCCGAAGAAGTAAGTAAATGCAAAGAAAGCCACACGGCTATATTCTTGAAAAAAGAATTGAAATAA
- a CDS encoding ATP-binding protein encodes MIKRTFQTSIQKRLFKGKAVLLFGPRQAGKSTLIEKLLEAQDEEWLYMNGDDADVREVLTNTSAAKLRAIIGNKKIVFIDEAQRVPNIGLTLKLITDQIKDVQVIATGSSAFELSSQVNEPLTGRKYEFMLYPLSFSEMVQHHGLLEEKRLIEHRMVYGYYPEIVTKQGEEEELLKLLASSYLYKDLLMLEQIKKPLLLEKLLKALALQIGSEISYQEIAQTIGSDHKTVDKYIDLLEKTFVLFRLPALNRNVRNEIKKGKKVYFYDCGIRNAIINNFKPMNARTDVGALWENFLIAERVKYLRYHGIDADQYFWRTTQQQEIDLVEEYDEKLTAYEFKWSKTEKVRFPQTFTTNYPDATTQVISPENMEDFIGI; translated from the coding sequence ATGATAAAGCGAACCTTTCAAACCAGCATTCAAAAACGATTATTTAAGGGCAAAGCCGTTCTATTGTTTGGCCCTCGCCAGGCTGGAAAATCTACACTAATAGAAAAGTTACTGGAAGCACAAGATGAAGAATGGCTTTACATGAATGGAGATGATGCAGATGTGCGAGAGGTATTGACCAATACTTCAGCAGCAAAACTCAGAGCTATTATTGGAAATAAAAAGATTGTTTTTATAGACGAAGCACAGCGCGTTCCAAACATAGGACTTACACTCAAACTGATCACTGATCAAATAAAGGATGTTCAGGTAATTGCTACCGGATCATCAGCTTTTGAATTATCCAGCCAGGTAAATGAACCACTGACTGGCCGGAAATATGAGTTCATGCTGTATCCTCTCAGTTTTTCCGAAATGGTGCAACACCACGGTCTGCTGGAGGAAAAAAGATTAATCGAACATCGCATGGTCTATGGTTATTATCCAGAGATTGTTACGAAGCAGGGGGAGGAGGAAGAATTGTTGAAACTCCTTGCAAGTAGTTATTTGTATAAAGACTTACTGATGTTGGAGCAGATCAAGAAACCACTTTTGCTGGAAAAACTACTCAAAGCCCTGGCGCTACAAATTGGGAGTGAAATCAGTTACCAGGAAATTGCTCAGACAATAGGAAGTGATCATAAAACAGTTGATAAATACATTGACCTTTTAGAAAAGACATTTGTTCTTTTCCGTCTTCCAGCGCTTAACCGAAACGTCCGCAACGAAATAAAGAAAGGGAAGAAGGTCTACTTCTATGATTGCGGCATCCGTAATGCAATTATCAACAATTTCAAACCCATGAACGCGCGAACAGATGTAGGTGCCCTGTGGGAAAATTTTCTGATTGCAGAACGGGTGAAGTATCTGCGCTATCATGGAATTGATGCTGATCAGTATTTCTGGCGTACAACGCAGCAGCAGGAAATTGACCTGGTGGAAGAGTATGATGAAAAGTTGACAGCATACGAGTTTAAATGGAGCAAAACGGAAAAGGTACGTTTTCCGCAAACCTTTACCACAAACTACCCTGATGCAACAACACAGGTTATTTCTCCTGAAAATATGGAGGATTTCATAGGTATTTAA
- a CDS encoding hybrid sensor histidine kinase/response regulator, translated as MDLFPRRLKYLFSFLQNAGTDGVTDEDEKRRIILVNTISMAICALLIIITPVFYTLSDKPDIIIYPVILDFLVTFSVILLNLKKKYLAASFTVYVIQCASIMYFGILLSNVVALEAMIIFLITIIYLIFKEEKYRRVCLAIAIGTLAMMETSYYFNLFPPIPLSYNTTFIMHALVISGILVLIIIVSKPYIKSNDTNKALKLANHFKKVFVHQVTHEIRTPLNAIYGVAQLLKRQIMLNDQFKGLETLVDQQLDAINNTRSIINNVLDMAQIESGVISKSEKEHFLLKPFFYKIAEVNKVMGRTRNIRIKLSIEQMPDVLYDDILNLHQITTNLLANALKYADKNSVVELKISGMSSKWSLQVINQGPVITPEKQELIFNPFVTDKSKYIEGTGLGLYIVSGKVRSMGGNISLSSDAAGTIFTVSLPLIEGNMELIKEEKEEEEMWDDLGHINVVLAEDNELSAQLLSRMLTQIGCNTTWVKNGLELIQQVGKHIPDIIIMDYHMEVMDGEQTLYHLKQVPAYKDIPVIISTGDAYAETRDVFLKAGADAFIEKPINYSSLIKVLKMHLHHNSQELLE; from the coding sequence ATGGACCTGTTTCCGCGCAGGCTAAAATACCTTTTTTCATTTCTGCAAAACGCCGGTACAGACGGTGTAACGGATGAAGATGAAAAACGGCGCATCATCCTGGTGAATACCATCAGTATGGCTATCTGTGCATTACTGATCATTATCACACCTGTGTTCTACACCTTGTCTGATAAACCGGATATCATCATCTATCCCGTTATATTGGATTTCCTTGTCACCTTTTCCGTAATACTCTTAAATCTTAAGAAGAAATACCTGGCTGCCAGTTTCACCGTGTATGTGATCCAATGTGCCTCCATCATGTACTTTGGTATATTACTGAGTAACGTAGTGGCATTGGAAGCCATGATCATTTTCCTGATCACTATTATTTACCTGATCTTCAAAGAAGAAAAATACCGGCGGGTCTGCCTCGCTATTGCCATTGGCACCCTGGCGATGATGGAGACCAGTTACTACTTTAATCTCTTTCCTCCCATCCCCTTAAGCTACAATACCACTTTCATCATGCATGCCCTGGTGATCAGCGGTATCCTTGTACTGATCATTATCGTCAGCAAACCTTATATAAAAAGCAACGATACCAATAAGGCCCTGAAACTGGCCAACCATTTTAAGAAAGTATTTGTACACCAGGTTACACATGAAATAAGAACACCTTTAAATGCTATCTACGGAGTGGCCCAGTTACTAAAGCGGCAGATCATGCTGAACGATCAGTTCAAAGGCCTGGAAACCCTGGTAGACCAGCAACTGGATGCGATCAATAACACCCGGAGCATCATCAACAACGTGTTGGATATGGCGCAGATAGAATCCGGCGTGATCAGTAAATCAGAGAAAGAACACTTCCTGCTTAAGCCCTTCTTTTATAAAATTGCCGAAGTGAATAAAGTGATGGGAAGAACCAGGAATATCCGTATCAAACTCAGCATAGAACAAATGCCCGATGTATTGTACGATGATATCCTCAACCTTCACCAGATCACCACCAATCTTTTAGCGAATGCATTGAAGTATGCAGACAAAAACTCTGTGGTAGAACTGAAGATCTCCGGTATGAGCAGCAAGTGGAGCCTGCAGGTAATTAACCAGGGCCCTGTGATCACACCGGAAAAACAAGAACTGATCTTTAATCCCTTCGTTACCGATAAAAGCAAATACATAGAAGGTACCGGCCTTGGCTTATACATCGTAAGCGGTAAAGTAAGATCCATGGGTGGGAACATTTCCCTGAGCAGTGATGCCGCAGGAACAATATTCACCGTATCACTGCCGCTTATAGAAGGGAATATGGAACTGATCAAAGAAGAAAAAGAAGAAGAAGAAATGTGGGACGATCTGGGTCATATCAATGTAGTGCTGGCGGAAGATAATGAACTAAGCGCGCAACTCTTATCCCGGATGCTCACACAGATCGGCTGTAACACCACCTGGGTGAAGAACGGACTGGAATTGATCCAGCAGGTGGGAAAACATATTCCTGATATCATCATCATGGATTATCATATGGAGGTGATGGATGGAGAACAAACTTTGTATCACCTTAAACAGGTGCCGGCGTATAAAGATATTCCAGTAATTATCTCCACCGGTGATGCTTATGCAGAAACACGCGATGTATTTTTAAAAGCAGGTGCGGATGCCTTTATTGAAAAGCCTATCAACTATAGCTCCTTAATAAAAGTCCTGAAAATGCATCTGCATCATAACAGTCAAGAGTTACTGGAATAA
- a CDS encoding MBOAT family O-acyltransferase: MSFFENLKAQVLYNPEEPILFNSAFFLFFFAAFLCCYQLVRKNERGRVWVFTLFSLYFFYKACGAYVGLVILSAIVDFYLSNRIHAEKEERTRRILLWLSILINIGMLFYFKYTDFFINIINGVSNGHISPLNLLLPIGISFYTFENLSYTIDVYRKEIKPVDNFMDYLFFLSFFPKLMMGPIVRAADFIPQIKQPYNINQEDVGKGMFLILGGLFKKVVISDLIYQNYVQYIFDDPTRYTGIECLFGVYAYALVIYCDFSGYSDMAIGIARWMGFKIPPNFDKPYKSSSITEFWRRWHISLSSWLRDYIYIPLGGNRKGKVRQYVNLMLTMLIGGFWHGASWNFIFWGGVHGGALGLDKLWGQWNKKIAWFKATPARARLWKIGGVLFTFHLVCFCWIFFKAATFGSAWDLIHQVTFNFQGHLFFQLIGAYPQVFLLMAIGYILHFLPDVAEQKLEFRLGKLPVWGSVAVLVLFIWFLAQVKSLEPMIPIYLQF, from the coding sequence ATGTCCTTTTTTGAGAACCTGAAAGCCCAGGTACTTTACAACCCGGAAGAACCCATTCTGTTCAACAGCGCATTCTTCCTCTTTTTCTTCGCCGCTTTCCTATGCTGCTATCAGCTGGTAAGGAAGAACGAAAGGGGCAGGGTATGGGTGTTCACCTTATTCTCTTTATACTTCTTCTATAAAGCCTGCGGCGCATACGTAGGCCTGGTAATACTTTCCGCTATTGTAGACTTCTATCTCAGCAACCGCATTCACGCTGAAAAAGAAGAACGTACCCGCAGGATCTTACTCTGGTTAAGCATCCTTATCAACATCGGTATGCTGTTCTATTTTAAGTACACGGACTTCTTCATCAATATTATTAATGGTGTCAGCAACGGCCACATCAGCCCGCTGAACCTTTTACTCCCCATCGGCATTTCTTTTTACACCTTCGAAAATCTCAGCTACACCATAGATGTATACAGAAAGGAGATAAAACCCGTGGATAATTTCATGGACTATCTCTTCTTCCTGTCCTTCTTCCCCAAACTGATGATGGGCCCCATTGTACGGGCGGCAGATTTCATTCCCCAGATCAAACAGCCTTATAATATTAACCAGGAAGATGTGGGCAAAGGTATGTTTCTCATACTGGGAGGGCTCTTTAAGAAAGTAGTGATCTCGGACCTTATTTACCAGAATTACGTACAATATATCTTTGATGACCCTACCCGCTATACGGGCATAGAATGTTTGTTTGGTGTGTATGCCTATGCATTGGTGATCTATTGTGATTTCTCCGGGTATTCAGATATGGCCATTGGTATCGCCCGCTGGATGGGATTCAAAATTCCGCCTAACTTTGATAAACCTTATAAAAGCAGTTCCATCACTGAATTCTGGCGGCGCTGGCATATCTCTTTGTCTTCCTGGCTGCGGGATTACATCTATATACCCTTAGGTGGTAATCGCAAAGGAAAGGTCCGCCAGTATGTAAACCTGATGCTCACCATGCTGATAGGCGGTTTCTGGCATGGCGCCAGCTGGAACTTTATTTTCTGGGGAGGTGTACATGGTGGCGCATTGGGATTAGACAAACTCTGGGGGCAATGGAACAAAAAGATTGCCTGGTTCAAAGCTACTCCTGCAAGGGCCAGGCTTTGGAAAATAGGCGGTGTGCTGTTCACTTTCCATTTAGTTTGTTTCTGCTGGATCTTCTTTAAAGCAGCCACCTTTGGTAGTGCCTGGGACCTTATCCACCAGGTAACTTTTAACTTCCAGGGACATTTATTCTTCCAGCTGATAGGCGCATATCCACAGGTATTTCTGCTGATGGCCATAGGTTATATACTCCATTTCCTGCCGGATGTGGCAGAGCAAAAACTGGAATTCCGCCTTGGAAAACTGCCAGTATGGGGGAGTGTAGCCGTATTGGTACTCTTTATCTGGTTCCTTGCACAAGTGAAATCCCTGGAGCCCATGATCCCCATCTATTTGCAATTTTAA
- a CDS encoding terpene synthase family protein: protein MFNHHVKTTLARVQNEYAQLLKTTSFSLQDLFNYGDFRLDTYCKKFNPHPQSAELTQQARQFGEHYGIWMENAKHYISCVLYVFPTATFERMAAMVKNNAIDYYLNDTMGREIFRNLTSRQQLNAKHLIYRMACIDETLETVDNAHPLELANAEILKDIQQTAPPEWFSQFLKLYSYHIAVTHKDCNVEGLGFIPTVDKYIEMRNHTSGMPHIVMLVEYSTGVFLDWQWLARIKVVQRMKRLHKAAALIGCLMNDLFSFEKEVIDNDSDSNLLMSFALNNPDMSLQDIIYNSAAIVRDLLMEFMDVAAQIEKKCEQLSASDPVKVSKLRIHLSDLDRSVQASWMWQVYTKRFKRMDSIWEETQLQTAEKVS from the coding sequence ATGTTCAATCATCATGTGAAAACAACCTTGGCAAGGGTGCAGAACGAGTACGCACAATTGCTCAAAACCACGTCTTTCTCTCTCCAGGACCTTTTCAATTATGGAGACTTCCGGCTGGACACCTACTGCAAAAAGTTCAATCCGCATCCCCAGAGCGCTGAGCTCACCCAGCAGGCCAGGCAGTTCGGGGAACACTACGGCATCTGGATGGAAAATGCCAAACATTACATCAGCTGCGTATTGTATGTTTTTCCCACGGCTACTTTTGAAAGAATGGCAGCCATGGTGAAGAACAATGCCATTGACTATTACCTGAACGACACCATGGGCCGTGAGATCTTCCGCAACTTAACATCCCGGCAACAACTCAATGCCAAACACCTCATCTACCGGATGGCCTGTATTGATGAAACACTGGAAACGGTAGACAATGCGCATCCGCTGGAACTGGCCAATGCGGAGATCCTGAAAGACATCCAGCAAACCGCTCCGCCGGAATGGTTCTCCCAGTTCCTGAAGCTGTACTCCTATCACATTGCAGTAACACATAAGGATTGCAATGTGGAAGGTTTAGGTTTTATTCCTACAGTAGACAAGTACATTGAAATGCGGAACCATACCTCCGGTATGCCGCATATTGTGATGCTGGTGGAATACAGCACCGGGGTGTTCCTCGACTGGCAATGGCTGGCCAGGATCAAAGTGGTACAACGGATGAAAAGATTGCACAAAGCAGCGGCCCTGATCGGATGTTTGATGAATGACCTGTTCTCTTTTGAAAAGGAAGTGATTGACAACGATTCGGATTCTAACCTGCTGATGTCTTTCGCGCTGAATAATCCTGACATGAGTTTGCAGGACATTATTTACAATTCAGCGGCGATCGTACGTGACCTGCTGATGGAGTTCATGGACGTGGCTGCGCAGATAGAAAAGAAATGTGAGCAGCTTTCTGCCAGTGATCCGGTGAAGGTGAGTAAACTGCGCATCCACTTATCTGATCTCGATAGGAGTGTGCAGGCCAGCTGGATGTGGCAGGTGTACACCAAACGTTTTAAACGGATGGATTCTATCTGGGAAGAAACACAACTGCAAACTGCGGAGAAAGTAAGCTAA
- the fabF gene encoding beta-ketoacyl-ACP synthase II, with protein sequence MRTVTLRRVVITGMGAITPIGNDVNTFWNNMKAGMSGSGPITKFDPTEFKTKFANELKGLDIDAFIEKKEARKMDTFTQYAMVVAKEAIENSGVDLNTVDRTKFGVIWASGNGGMQTFEDQIIEFAQANFVPKFNPFFIPRLISDIAAGQIAIKYGLMGINYCTVSACASSNSALVDAFNYIRLGKANMIVAGGSEGPITRAGIAGFNALKALSTRNEDPMHASRPFDAERDGFVMGEGAGALILEDYEHAMKRGATIYGEMVGGAMSCDAYHLTATHPEGLGAQLGMKEALDDAGLSITDVDYINAHATSTPLGDVSELKAIKALFGDHAKNINISATKSMTGHLLGAAGAIEAIACVKAIQDDVVPPTINTTTLGEGIPEDLNLTLGQAQKRVINVALSNTFGFGGHNAIAAFAKFKG encoded by the coding sequence ATGCGTACTGTTACACTGAGGAGAGTCGTGATCACCGGAATGGGAGCTATCACACCGATCGGTAATGATGTAAATACGTTCTGGAATAACATGAAAGCCGGAATGAGTGGCTCGGGCCCTATCACAAAGTTCGACCCCACAGAATTCAAGACTAAATTTGCCAATGAGTTAAAGGGACTGGATATTGATGCCTTCATTGAAAAGAAGGAAGCGCGTAAGATGGACACCTTTACACAATACGCTATGGTTGTTGCAAAGGAAGCGATTGAAAATTCAGGAGTAGACCTCAACACAGTAGACCGCACTAAGTTTGGTGTGATCTGGGCTTCCGGTAACGGTGGTATGCAAACCTTCGAGGACCAGATCATTGAGTTTGCGCAAGCCAACTTCGTTCCTAAGTTCAACCCCTTCTTTATTCCCCGCCTTATTTCTGATATCGCTGCAGGGCAGATCGCTATTAAATATGGCCTGATGGGTATTAACTATTGTACCGTATCTGCCTGCGCCTCTTCAAACAGCGCCCTGGTAGATGCCTTCAATTATATTCGTCTTGGTAAAGCCAACATGATCGTTGCCGGAGGTTCCGAAGGACCGATCACCCGTGCAGGCATTGCAGGTTTCAATGCCCTCAAAGCATTGTCTACCCGTAATGAAGATCCCATGCATGCTTCCCGTCCTTTTGACGCAGAGCGTGATGGATTTGTAATGGGCGAAGGCGCAGGAGCATTGATCCTTGAAGATTATGAGCATGCCATGAAACGTGGTGCTACTATCTATGGAGAAATGGTAGGTGGTGCCATGAGCTGTGATGCTTATCACCTCACTGCCACACATCCTGAAGGTTTAGGTGCACAATTGGGAATGAAAGAAGCCCTGGATGATGCAGGTCTTTCTATCACAGATGTAGATTACATCAATGCCCACGCAACTTCCACACCACTGGGTGATGTAAGCGAATTGAAAGCCATCAAAGCTTTATTTGGCGACCATGCAAAGAACATCAATATCAGTGCAACTAAATCCATGACAGGTCACCTGTTGGGAGCAGCTGGTGCTATTGAAGCCATTGCCTGTGTAAAAGCCATCCAGGACGATGTCGTTCCGCCAACAATTAATACCACAACACTAGGAGAAGGTATCCCTGAAGATCTGAACCTCACACTCGGCCAAGCGCAAAAACGCGTGATCAATGTAGCGCTCAGCAATACTTTCGGTTTCGGTGGCCACAACGCCATTGCCGCTTTTGCGAAGTTTAAAGGATAG
- a CDS encoding DUF6452 family protein, giving the protein MKYILLTACILTLLIACTDDTKLCDVDTRTEVRVRFRTKRPGFVEKDTTATNLILLAVGKDKIYDSAKTLRGMQFSLDRLSDQASFYFQPDADSVGKAATITFYYKRQPKFISAGCGVIMTYAIDSVKYINDTRAAIKVLIVNQHIVTTGNETNISITL; this is encoded by the coding sequence ATGAAGTATATTTTGCTGACAGCCTGCATCCTCACCCTCCTCATCGCCTGTACCGATGATACCAAACTATGCGATGTGGATACACGCACAGAAGTGCGGGTGCGCTTCCGGACCAAACGTCCCGGATTTGTGGAAAAAGATACCACCGCAACAAATCTTATCCTCTTGGCTGTAGGTAAGGATAAGATTTACGATAGTGCAAAAACCCTCCGTGGTATGCAGTTCTCCCTGGACCGTTTGTCAGACCAGGCCAGTTTTTACTTCCAGCCGGATGCAGATTCAGTAGGCAAAGCAGCTACTATCACCTTCTATTATAAACGTCAACCCAAATTTATCTCCGCAGGATGCGGGGTTATTATGACCTATGCCATTGATTCTGTGAAATATATCAATGATACCAGAGCGGCAATCAAGGTATTGATAGTTAATCAACACATTGTAACAACGGGAAATGAAACGAATATTAGTATCACTCTTTAG
- a CDS encoding DUF6048 family protein yields MKRILVSLFSIILLAASAVAQSKKKDSLPVVTVPVPAGIRVGVDISRFALKYFQPYRTDVTVNLDARYNDRLYIASDLSFNSVYHLDQNYKYISNGMSGTIGINYNLLKKTIPKENFIVYGGIRYGLAVFTYKIPEYRIYNVYWGNIRGSVPETTKMAHWVELTVGMKVEVLKNLYLGWSLHERILVNGALAKQDFPPLVIPGFGKGYKKSAFDFQYSIAYLVPIWKVKQAVKL; encoded by the coding sequence ATGAAACGAATATTAGTATCACTCTTTAGTATCATCCTGCTGGCTGCCAGTGCAGTGGCTCAATCCAAAAAGAAGGATTCGCTGCCCGTTGTAACAGTTCCTGTACCTGCCGGTATTCGCGTTGGAGTGGATATTTCCCGTTTTGCCCTGAAATATTTCCAACCCTACCGTACAGATGTAACGGTAAACCTGGACGCGAGGTATAACGACAGGCTCTATATCGCTTCAGACCTTAGCTTTAACAGTGTATACCATCTGGACCAGAATTATAAATATATCAGCAACGGCATGTCCGGTACCATTGGTATCAATTATAACCTCCTGAAAAAGACCATCCCTAAAGAGAACTTCATCGTTTATGGAGGTATACGCTACGGATTGGCAGTATTTACTTACAAGATCCCGGAATACCGTATCTATAATGTCTATTGGGGAAATATCCGGGGCAGCGTGCCCGAAACCACAAAGATGGCCCACTGGGTAGAATTGACCGTAGGTATGAAGGTAGAAGTGCTGAAAAATTTATATCTTGGCTGGAGCCTGCATGAACGTATCCTCGTGAACGGCGCTTTGGCAAAACAGGACTTTCCGCCACTCGTGATACCCGGCTTTGGAAAAGGATACAAAAAAAGTGCATTTGATTTCCAATACAGCATTGCATACCTGGTCCCTATATGGAAGGTGAAACAGGCCGTAAAACTGTAA